In Desertibacillus haloalkaliphilus, a single genomic region encodes these proteins:
- a CDS encoding NifU family protein — protein sequence MSTSTEMTEQVQEVLEKLRPFLLRDGGDVELVDIEDGIVKVRLMGACGSCPSSTITLKAGIERALLEEVPGVKELEQVF from the coding sequence ATGTCAACAAGTACTGAAATGACAGAACAAGTACAAGAAGTATTAGAGAAATTACGTCCATTCTTACTACGTGATGGTGGGGACGTTGAGCTAGTAGATATCGAAGACGGCATCGTTAAAGTCCGTTTAATGGGAGCTTGCGGTTCTTGCCCAAGTTCAACAATTACACTAAAAGCAGGTATCGAGCGTGCATTGCTTGAAGAAGTACCTGGCGTTAAAGAGCTTGAACAAGTATTTTAA